Proteins co-encoded in one Nonlabens agnitus genomic window:
- a CDS encoding SusC/RagA family TonB-linked outer membrane protein: MNKLTFLLIYLIALVGIAQENIITGKVLEESTGEVLLGATVQNLTNNNATTTDFDGNFSIPASSGDVLKISYIGKVAQQITVSDNSVLTIRLMDDVASLGEIVVVGYGTQAVREITGAVSIVDSEVIENLKPTRVEEALQGQVPGVNVTSSSGSPGAGLNIRIRGISTNGDNRPLILVDGNIIEDLSVINPGDIESISVLKDATAGIYGVRAANGVIIITTKGGRKNQDLTVEFNSWGGFQETSRRLPTLNAQQYALLKNEAFANNGEALPFTDISNLNNTDYQDEVFDNAFILNNDVSVRGGTEKSVYAFGMAALLQDGIVGSDKSDFDRFTLRGNFDHDWTKNLKMKTGFLYSHTSNKGINEGGLGSVLFNALNMAPTIPVRDENGDFSIAEGLGNEVINPEAQLANTFNRNYVGKISGNFGLTYSFLDNFEATARIQANYSEATGNNFNPRAFYGSGKVFNLTENVYSEYENFFSDYTYDAFVKYDNTFNDLHNVEATVGMSAFRTRGDFNGFTGFGNVSNDYNEVSLQDADRVIDGDENGARRFDQRLLSHFVRVQYDYDGKYLFSGVLRRDGSTIFGPENRFGYFPSASIGWVASDEEFLADSEVFDFLKFRASAGIIGNDRIPAFGYVSLLNGEGQYVFNGQIVNGTAGGALSNPEIKWEEQFTTNVGVDMQFLSNKMNVTIDYFNRETNDLLIAPAVSGVLGSGAPGSSAPFINGGDIRNRGLEFLIGYSDKLSDDFSFNVSYNFATLDNEVLSVNNDNGFIEAGGFGVGQPPITRFQEGFPIGYFYGFQTDGIFQNTAEVAAHPSQIALGANAQPGDIRYLDLNEDGIINLDDRTELGNPIPDVTMGMNLSFNYKNWDFQSYFFASIGNDMVRNYERNQALTNLTTNALNRWTGEGTSNYFPRVTTGATANQVFSDFYVEDASFVRAQNIQLGYTLNEGLLDNLQLSSLRVYASVRNAFTLTEYRGYDPSASSGDPLASGIDNGFYPVARTFLVGLNAKF; encoded by the coding sequence ATGAACAAATTAACTTTTTTACTCATTTATCTTATTGCGTTAGTAGGCATTGCTCAGGAAAATATTATTACAGGAAAAGTTCTAGAGGAATCAACTGGAGAGGTTTTGCTAGGTGCAACCGTTCAAAACCTTACTAACAACAACGCGACGACCACTGATTTTGATGGTAATTTCTCCATTCCTGCATCCAGCGGTGATGTCCTTAAAATCTCCTACATAGGTAAGGTTGCACAGCAGATAACAGTCTCTGACAATTCTGTTCTTACCATTAGATTAATGGACGATGTAGCTTCCCTAGGTGAAATCGTGGTGGTAGGTTATGGAACCCAAGCGGTGAGAGAGATTACTGGTGCGGTTAGTATTGTAGATAGTGAGGTAATTGAAAACCTCAAACCTACCCGAGTAGAAGAAGCGCTGCAGGGTCAAGTTCCTGGTGTCAATGTTACTTCTTCATCTGGCTCGCCTGGAGCTGGTTTAAATATTAGAATACGTGGTATCTCCACAAATGGTGATAACCGCCCATTGATTTTAGTTGATGGAAATATTATAGAGGATTTGAGTGTTATCAATCCTGGAGATATTGAAAGTATCTCTGTATTAAAAGACGCCACTGCTGGTATTTATGGGGTACGAGCGGCGAATGGGGTAATTATCATAACTACCAAAGGTGGTCGCAAAAATCAAGACTTGACAGTAGAGTTCAATTCTTGGGGTGGTTTTCAAGAAACTTCTAGAAGGCTACCAACCTTGAATGCACAACAATATGCTCTTTTAAAGAATGAAGCTTTTGCCAACAATGGTGAAGCGTTACCATTTACAGACATTTCCAACCTTAACAATACAGACTATCAGGATGAGGTTTTTGACAATGCGTTCATCTTAAACAATGATGTGTCTGTTAGAGGTGGAACTGAGAAATCTGTCTATGCTTTTGGCATGGCTGCTTTACTTCAGGACGGTATCGTTGGAAGCGATAAGTCAGATTTTGATCGATTCACTTTACGTGGAAATTTTGACCACGACTGGACAAAAAATTTAAAAATGAAGACCGGTTTTTTATATTCTCATACCAGTAATAAAGGAATTAATGAAGGTGGATTAGGTTCTGTTCTTTTTAATGCATTGAACATGGCGCCTACCATTCCTGTTCGTGATGAAAATGGAGACTTCTCAATTGCAGAAGGCTTAGGGAATGAAGTCATCAATCCCGAGGCACAGCTAGCAAATACCTTCAATAGAAATTATGTTGGGAAAATCAGTGGTAACTTTGGTCTTACCTATTCCTTCTTGGATAATTTTGAGGCTACGGCGAGGATTCAAGCCAATTACTCAGAAGCTACTGGAAACAATTTTAATCCACGAGCATTCTACGGATCTGGAAAAGTGTTCAACTTAACAGAAAACGTCTACAGCGAGTATGAGAACTTTTTCAGTGATTATACTTATGATGCCTTTGTAAAATACGACAACACCTTCAACGATCTACATAATGTAGAAGCTACCGTTGGTATGAGTGCGTTTAGAACTCGTGGAGATTTCAATGGTTTTACAGGTTTTGGAAATGTAAGCAACGACTATAATGAGGTGAGTCTTCAAGATGCTGATCGCGTTATTGATGGTGATGAAAATGGGGCGCGCCGATTTGACCAGCGATTATTATCGCACTTTGTACGAGTTCAATATGATTACGATGGGAAATATTTATTTTCTGGAGTTTTACGTCGTGATGGTAGTACCATTTTTGGTCCTGAAAACAGATTTGGTTACTTCCCATCTGCCAGTATAGGTTGGGTAGCTTCTGATGAAGAATTCTTAGCAGACAGCGAAGTATTTGACTTTTTGAAATTTAGAGCATCTGCTGGTATTATAGGGAATGATAGAATTCCAGCTTTCGGTTATGTATCTCTTTTAAACGGTGAAGGTCAATATGTGTTCAATGGTCAAATTGTAAATGGAACCGCTGGCGGAGCGTTAAGCAACCCTGAAATCAAATGGGAAGAGCAGTTCACGACTAACGTTGGTGTTGATATGCAGTTCTTATCCAACAAGATGAATGTTACCATTGATTACTTCAATAGAGAAACCAATGATTTATTAATTGCTCCTGCCGTTTCAGGAGTATTGGGATCTGGTGCTCCTGGATCTAGTGCTCCGTTTATTAATGGTGGTGATATCAGAAACCGAGGTCTGGAGTTTTTGATTGGATATTCAGACAAGTTATCTGACGATTTTAGCTTTAATGTTAGTTACAATTTTGCCACGTTAGATAATGAAGTCCTATCGGTTAACAATGACAACGGCTTTATTGAGGCTGGTGGTTTTGGAGTAGGTCAACCTCCTATCACTAGATTTCAAGAAGGATTTCCAATAGGATATTTTTATGGATTCCAGACTGATGGTATTTTCCAAAATACCGCCGAAGTAGCAGCTCATCCTTCTCAAATTGCGCTAGGAGCAAATGCGCAACCTGGAGACATTAGGTATCTAGACTTGAATGAAGATGGTATAATCAACCTTGACGACAGAACTGAATTAGGCAATCCAATACCAGATGTTACAATGGGTATGAATTTGAGTTTCAATTACAAAAATTGGGATTTCCAGAGTTACTTCTTCGCCTCTATAGGCAATGACATGGTGCGCAATTATGAACGTAATCAGGCACTCACAAACTTAACAACCAACGCCTTGAACAGATGGACTGGTGAAGGCACTTCTAACTATTTTCCCAGAGTTACTACAGGAGCCACGGCTAATCAAGTGTTCTCTGATTTTTATGTAGAGGACGCATCCTTCGTTAGAGCCCAAAATATACAATTGGGATACACTCTTAATGAAGGTTTATTAGATAACTTACAACTTAGCAGCTTGAGAGTCTATGCTTCAGTGAGAAATGCTTTTACATTGACAGAATATAGAGGTTATGATCCTAGTGCAAGTTCAGGAGATCCATTAGCAAGTGGTATCGACAACGGCTTCTACCCAGTAGCTAGAACATTTTTAGTAGGATTAAATGCAAAATTTTAA